A window of Dorea formicigenerans contains these coding sequences:
- a CDS encoding ABC transporter ATP-binding protein yields MESNEYILELNNIYKQFGNLIANNHVSIKIKRNSIHAIVGENGAGKSTLMNILTCVYKMDAGKILLNGKEVHFHSPKDAAKAGIGMVHQEFMLYKGMTVLENIILGTERSHIGFLNKKRDYKDIEEISNKYHFQLPLKEKIDELPVAMLQQIEIVKVLYREAEIFIFDEPTSVLTPQGVKGLFQAFQFLKEKGKTIIFITHKLQEVLEIADYVTVLKDGKAIGTRKNEGLTEEILASMMVGREVMLHANKPACESGEIILSVNHLSVKDFNNILRVDDVSFDIHEGEIVGIAGVAGSGQSEIAATLMGLVSPEPDSEICFLGKDIKNKSVRERRALGIGYVPQDRMKNGINRQGTVWENAIMGYHLQHGVKKSGVINFKEVHDFTDDVVNQYSVKVQKDEDIAGTLSGGNIQKLIVGREFSQDKKLLIIEDPTRGIDVGAIEFIWKKIIDISRKGAAVLLISHELNEVMQLSDRILIAYNKKLQAPKNSTSLSEEEIGLLMAGGKISEQ; encoded by the coding sequence ATGGAGAGCAACGAATATATTCTTGAATTAAATAATATATATAAGCAGTTTGGCAACTTAATTGCGAATAATCACGTAAGCATTAAAATAAAAAGAAATTCCATCCATGCCATAGTGGGAGAAAATGGTGCGGGGAAAAGCACATTGATGAATATATTGACCTGTGTTTATAAGATGGATGCAGGAAAGATTCTCTTAAATGGAAAAGAAGTACATTTCCATTCACCCAAGGATGCAGCAAAGGCCGGTATCGGTATGGTACATCAGGAGTTCATGCTTTATAAAGGAATGACCGTATTAGAAAATATTATACTGGGAACAGAAAGAAGTCATATAGGTTTCCTAAATAAAAAAAGAGACTATAAAGATATTGAAGAAATCAGTAATAAATATCATTTTCAGCTTCCATTGAAGGAAAAAATTGATGAATTACCGGTTGCTATGTTGCAGCAGATTGAAATTGTAAAAGTATTGTACAGAGAAGCGGAAATATTTATTTTTGATGAGCCGACTTCAGTACTTACGCCACAGGGAGTGAAAGGCTTATTTCAGGCATTTCAGTTTTTGAAAGAGAAAGGAAAGACAATCATATTTATCACGCATAAGCTTCAGGAAGTTCTTGAAATTGCAGATTATGTGACAGTTCTAAAAGATGGAAAAGCAATTGGAACAAGAAAAAACGAGGGACTTACTGAGGAGATACTTGCAAGTATGATGGTTGGACGTGAGGTCATGCTTCATGCAAATAAACCGGCATGTGAAAGCGGTGAGATTATTTTAAGCGTCAATCATTTGTCGGTGAAAGATTTTAATAATATTTTGCGAGTGGATGATGTGTCTTTTGATATTCACGAAGGAGAAATCGTTGGTATAGCAGGAGTTGCTGGATCAGGACAGAGCGAAATTGCAGCGACTCTTATGGGACTTGTTTCGCCAGAGCCGGACAGTGAAATCTGTTTTCTGGGAAAGGATATAAAGAATAAAAGTGTAAGAGAAAGAAGAGCTTTAGGAATAGGATATGTACCGCAAGATCGTATGAAAAATGGAATCAATAGACAGGGAACAGTCTGGGAAAATGCAATTATGGGATATCATTTGCAGCATGGAGTAAAAAAGAGTGGTGTCATAAATTTTAAGGAAGTACATGATTTTACAGATGATGTGGTAAATCAATATAGTGTAAAAGTGCAGAAAGATGAAGATATTGCCGGTACTTTGTCAGGAGGAAATATACAGAAACTGATTGTTGGAAGGGAATTTTCTCAAGATAAGAAGTTGTTGATTATTGAGGATCCAACCAGAGGAATTGATGTGGGAGCTATTGAATTTATCTGGAAAAAGATTATTGATATTTCGAGGAAAGGAGCTGCGGTTCTGCTTATCAGTCATGAATTGAATGAAGTTATGCAGTTATCAGACCGGATATTGATTGCATACAATAAAAAATTGCAGGCTCCAAAGAATTCAACTTCTCTTTCAGAAGAAGAAATAGGATTATTGATGGCAGGAGGAAAGATAAGTGAGCAGTAA
- a CDS encoding ABC transporter permease, which translates to MSSKWKEKWKDMRMICLQYVIALLLTLALGALLIYRLGEQPMTAVYYIWDGAFGSLYKFGSTLRWMTPCLFTGIAVSFAFKSGIFNCGIQGQVYMGAITAATIGYAVPMPAGIHAFVCIAAAGIVGMLWALIPAIMRLYFKIDEVITSLMFCFIATYITSYIVIWKIIGGKADSMASQANASPQIMDTARIPKLIKGTELNCGMLFGLVIVIVIFLIYKHTKIGYELKQIGQNIEFCKAGGVNTTKLFLGVFLISGLISGLCGGIEVSGSYGRFNTNFSSNIGWDGIMIARVAGNNPLGVIAVSFVWGALKAGAMNMERLTTLNRLTVNIIQMFFVLLISVDFKALWKRFGVYRQRRKIKKMEETV; encoded by the coding sequence GTGAGCAGTAAATGGAAAGAAAAATGGAAAGATATGCGAATGATCTGCCTACAGTATGTGATTGCATTGCTCCTTACGTTAGCGTTGGGAGCACTTCTGATCTATCGTCTGGGGGAGCAGCCAATGACTGCTGTTTATTACATCTGGGATGGGGCTTTTGGGAGCCTTTACAAATTTGGCAGTACATTAAGATGGATGACTCCATGCCTTTTTACCGGAATTGCAGTATCATTTGCATTTAAATCAGGAATCTTTAATTGTGGAATTCAGGGACAAGTATACATGGGGGCAATCACAGCGGCTACGATAGGTTATGCAGTGCCGATGCCAGCCGGAATTCATGCGTTTGTTTGTATCGCAGCAGCAGGGATTGTCGGAATGCTATGGGCATTGATTCCTGCAATTATGAGATTATATTTTAAAATAGACGAAGTTATTACTTCGCTGATGTTTTGCTTTATTGCAACCTATATTACTTCATATATTGTAATCTGGAAAATTATTGGTGGAAAAGCAGATTCTATGGCATCACAGGCAAATGCGTCACCACAGATTATGGACACAGCAAGAATTCCGAAGCTAATCAAGGGAACAGAATTAAATTGTGGAATGTTGTTTGGATTAGTGATAGTAATCGTTATCTTTTTAATCTATAAACATACAAAAATTGGATATGAGCTGAAGCAGATAGGTCAAAATATAGAGTTCTGCAAAGCAGGAGGAGTCAATACAACAAAGTTATTCCTTGGAGTATTTTTGATTTCCGGATTGATTTCCGGATTGTGTGGTGGAATCGAAGTATCTGGTTCTTATGGAAGATTTAATACAAATTTCAGTAGTAATATCGGATGGGATGGAATTATGATTGCCAGAGTGGCAGGGAATAACCCACTTGGAGTGATTGCTGTTTCGTTTGTCTGGGGTGCTTTAAAAGCAGGAGCAATGAATATGGAACGCCTTACAACATTGAACCGACTTACAGTTAATATTATTCAGATGTTTTTTGTATTATTGATATCTGTTGATTTTAAAGCATTGTGGAAACGTTTTGGTGTTTACAGACAACGTCGGAAGATTAAAAAGATGGAGGAAACAGTATGA
- a CDS encoding ABC transporter permease: MIKILFGTITLSATLRLATPIIIAAVGGSFSHKAGTFNIAFECFMLFGAFFGAYGSYLTGSPMAGALLAAVSGGVLSLVFGLFVFILKANPMIISIAMNNGAWAVTTLMLTLVWGVRGSFVSPEIVSFKTLDIPVLRNIPYIKNIANNQIILVYMAYAIIIIGTIIMYKTKFGLRVRGIGINDVAAQTAGVNVGATKWIALIIMGTMVAFAGAYCPLCGLSTFSENMTAGRGFLAYASVLVGDGNPLVSGLIAVVFAYADALMLTLTQKGYPTQLIQTFPYVAVIIVLFVTNIKNFKKSASV; the protein is encoded by the coding sequence ATGATAAAAATATTATTTGGAACGATTACTCTGTCTGCAACATTAAGACTTGCGACTCCGATTATCATAGCAGCTGTAGGAGGAAGTTTTTCACATAAAGCGGGTACTTTTAACATTGCATTCGAATGTTTTATGTTATTTGGCGCATTTTTTGGAGCATATGGAAGTTATCTGACGGGTAGTCCGATGGCAGGAGCGCTGCTGGCGGCTGTTTCGGGAGGGGTACTTTCTCTTGTATTTGGATTATTTGTATTTATTTTAAAGGCAAACCCGATGATTATCAGTATTGCTATGAATAACGGAGCCTGGGCAGTCACGACGCTTATGTTGACACTGGTATGGGGAGTCAGAGGATCCTTTGTAAGCCCGGAAATTGTTAGTTTTAAAACACTGGATATTCCAGTACTTCGAAATATTCCTTACATAAAGAATATTGCAAATAACCAGATTATACTTGTGTATATGGCATATGCAATTATTATCATCGGAACAATTATTATGTATAAGACAAAGTTCGGACTGCGAGTCAGAGGAATCGGTATCAATGATGTGGCAGCCCAGACCGCTGGTGTAAATGTTGGAGCGACTAAGTGGATTGCGCTGATTATTATGGGAACAATGGTTGCTTTTGCAGGAGCCTACTGTCCATTGTGTGGGTTAAGTACATTTTCAGAAAATATGACAGCAGGAAGAGGATTCCTGGCGTATGCATCAGTACTTGTTGGAGATGGAAATCCACTGGTCAGTGGTTTGATAGCGGTAGTTTTTGCATACGCAGATGCATTAATGCTTACACTGACACAAAAAGGATATCCAACACAGTTGATTCAAACATTTCCTTATGTAGCAGTTATTATTGTATTATTTGTAACAAATATAAAGAATTTTAAAAAGAGTGCAAGTGTGTAA
- a CDS encoding nitrogenase component 1: MKNLFKRLPTFSADYSGVCNAIQHMRCLIILHGQGGCIGGVSTCDDFEKEKNEERILFTKISEIDTVTGNDRKILNQIVLDSQEIEHDFIVIAGSPIPMLIGTDWKAWVRELEEATGKPVIAMNTKGFLTYEEGEKAVFLELEKKFSKPAKKENRVNIIGDTCLSGWTEDRRTNLKSNLQRQYDKVISWNDNAGIDELQKMCSASINIVASVSALPTVRKLEEDYGVPYMIAEEELKEIKGMEVFNKTGSILLVGEQVIMNQYRKQFRKNGYTGRISVCNFFEMNPEWMEEGDCRLEGEDDYIKYLKEQEGYEYIVGDSLLEQFGGYQKEFINVPQIALSGRLLNDR; the protein is encoded by the coding sequence ATGAAAAATTTATTTAAAAGACTTCCTACTTTTTCAGCAGATTACAGTGGCGTATGCAATGCCATACAGCATATGCGCTGTCTGATAATACTACATGGTCAGGGAGGATGCATTGGCGGAGTGAGTACATGTGATGACTTTGAAAAAGAAAAGAATGAAGAACGCATTTTATTTACAAAGATATCAGAAATTGATACTGTGACCGGAAATGATCGTAAAATTCTAAATCAGATTGTCTTAGATTCACAGGAGATAGAGCATGATTTTATTGTTATAGCAGGTTCTCCAATTCCAATGCTGATTGGTACAGACTGGAAAGCATGGGTGAGAGAATTGGAAGAAGCTACAGGAAAACCTGTGATTGCGATGAATACCAAAGGATTTTTAACTTATGAGGAGGGAGAAAAGGCAGTTTTTCTGGAATTGGAAAAAAAATTTTCCAAACCGGCAAAAAAAGAAAATCGTGTGAATATTATTGGGGATACGTGTTTGTCCGGCTGGACAGAGGACAGGCGGACAAACTTAAAAAGCAACCTGCAAAGACAATACGATAAAGTCATTTCATGGAATGATAATGCTGGGATAGACGAGTTACAGAAGATGTGTAGTGCCAGTATAAATATTGTGGCATCTGTCTCAGCACTTCCGACAGTCAGGAAGCTGGAAGAGGATTATGGAGTTCCATATATGATAGCAGAGGAGGAGTTAAAAGAGATAAAGGGAATGGAAGTATTTAATAAGACAGGATCTATTTTACTGGTTGGAGAACAGGTGATTATGAATCAATACAGAAAACAATTCCGAAAAAATGGATATACGGGTCGAATTTCCGTATGCAATTTCTTTGAGATGAATCCAGAATGGATGGAAGAAGGAGACTGCCGTCTGGAGGGCGAAGATGACTATATAAAATACCTCAAAGAGCAGGAAGGTTATGAATATATTGTTGGAGATTCGCTGTTGGAACAGTTTGGGGGATATCAAAAGGAATTTATAAATGTACCGCAAATTGCACTGAGTGGAAGATTATTAAATGACAGGTGA
- a CDS encoding nitrogenase component 1, translated as MSTRSIFSIEEVYQSIKEEKNLTESHLGVPGNSKGCGGIIDIALMIPESVVLFVAPLGCARHVTTHSWQRDGRVFALALDEAEVVTGAHLNTIEQAILEIYDDCRNKPKLLTICGSCIDRLMASDFEMVADRLYGQMPGRILVIWMDPVVGRKEHCQVRCWDKVYSMWRTGEKKNLSVNLIGRLYPLAQNSELPQLLKKAGVENVKHMAECETLEEFYEMGDASLNILGSNLGEKAAKKLQKTKGIPYIKCQPTLSVEKVHNMYRQLEDILKIKICDEEIYRFTKKEVERFKNERKNNPVHMAIGEAYASHEDAFSMAKEIAELGISVDWIYSDGKFSGKAEQITWLYENQKNAKILLLSHPGSRKMMLDPPEVDVAWGMNEKWFLKKKNNHWIDVESRPIDCDYASVLWFINVVENELKRRKDK; from the coding sequence ATGAGTACAAGATCAATTTTTAGTATTGAGGAAGTTTATCAGTCAATTAAAGAGGAAAAAAATTTGACAGAAAGTCATCTTGGCGTTCCGGGAAATTCAAAAGGTTGTGGAGGAATTATAGATATTGCATTGATGATTCCGGAATCAGTGGTGCTATTTGTAGCACCACTCGGGTGTGCGCGTCATGTGACAACTCACAGCTGGCAGCGGGATGGCAGAGTATTTGCACTGGCATTAGATGAGGCAGAAGTTGTAACTGGTGCACATCTCAACACCATTGAACAGGCAATTTTGGAGATTTATGATGATTGCAGAAATAAGCCAAAACTGCTAACTATATGTGGTTCCTGTATTGATCGTTTGATGGCATCGGATTTTGAAATGGTGGCAGATCGGTTATATGGACAGATGCCTGGAAGAATCCTGGTCATCTGGATGGACCCAGTAGTAGGAAGAAAGGAACATTGCCAGGTCAGATGCTGGGATAAAGTTTATTCTATGTGGAGGACAGGTGAAAAGAAAAACCTGTCAGTGAATCTTATAGGTCGTCTGTATCCACTGGCACAGAATAGTGAACTTCCACAATTACTGAAAAAAGCTGGAGTCGAGAACGTAAAGCATATGGCTGAGTGTGAAACACTGGAAGAGTTTTATGAGATGGGAGATGCATCATTAAATATTCTTGGAAGTAATCTTGGTGAGAAAGCGGCAAAAAAACTGCAGAAAACAAAAGGGATTCCGTATATAAAATGTCAGCCAACATTATCGGTAGAAAAAGTGCATAATATGTACAGGCAACTGGAAGATATTTTAAAAATTAAAATCTGTGATGAAGAAATTTATAGATTCACGAAAAAAGAAGTGGAACGATTCAAAAATGAGCGCAAAAACAATCCGGTACATATGGCAATAGGAGAAGCTTATGCGAGCCATGAAGATGCTTTTTCCATGGCAAAGGAGATTGCAGAATTAGGAATTAGTGTTGACTGGATTTATTCCGATGGGAAATTTAGTGGAAAAGCGGAACAGATTACCTGGCTGTATGAAAATCAGAAAAATGCAAAAATTTTGCTATTATCACATCCGGGCAGCAGGAAAATGATGCTAGATCCGCCAGAAGTGGATGTGGCATGGGGGATGAATGAAAAGTGGTTTTTAAAGAAAAAGAATAATCATTGGATTGATGTAGAAAGCAGACCAATAGACTGTGATTATGCTAGTGTTTTATGGTTTATAAATGTTGTAGAAAATGAATTGAAAAGAAGGAAAGATAAATGA
- a CDS encoding P-loop NTPase, with amino-acid sequence MKKIAIYGKGGIGKSTVTGNLAVAFAQTGYRVLQIGCDPKADSTMNIVGEQGIEPVMDVLRGGNIHPALEDICKVGFAGVYCVEAGGPIPGMGCAGRGIITTFELLEELEAFEKINPDIVLFDVLGDVVCGGFAAPIRENYADEVIIVTSGEKMSLYAAGNIVKAVKSFETRGYASVKGVILNRRNVEDEEVEVVRFLEENELPLLGDIPRDNLIQQCEKKSQTVLEGAKESEVAEMFRYLAKKIVEE; translated from the coding sequence ATGAAAAAGATTGCAATTTATGGAAAGGGTGGAATTGGAAAATCCACAGTGACAGGAAATCTGGCGGTAGCATTTGCGCAGACTGGGTATCGGGTGCTTCAGATTGGCTGTGACCCCAAGGCAGATTCTACAATGAACATAGTAGGAGAACAGGGAATAGAACCTGTCATGGATGTTCTGCGAGGTGGGAATATACATCCAGCATTGGAGGATATTTGTAAAGTCGGATTTGCAGGAGTATACTGTGTAGAGGCAGGAGGACCAATTCCGGGAATGGGATGCGCAGGTCGAGGAATCATTACAACATTCGAATTACTGGAAGAGCTGGAAGCATTTGAAAAAATTAATCCGGACATTGTATTATTTGATGTTCTGGGTGATGTTGTTTGTGGAGGATTTGCAGCACCGATTAGAGAAAATTACGCAGATGAGGTAATCATTGTTACCTCCGGTGAGAAAATGTCCCTATATGCAGCAGGGAATATTGTAAAGGCGGTAAAATCTTTTGAGACTCGTGGATATGCGTCGGTGAAAGGCGTCATATTAAACCGACGGAATGTTGAAGATGAAGAAGTGGAAGTTGTCAGATTTTTAGAGGAAAACGAATTACCACTATTAGGTGATATCCCACGTGATAATTTGATTCAGCAGTGCGAGAAGAAATCACAGACTGTGTTGGAAGGAGCAAAAGAGTCAGAGGTGGCGGAAATGTTTCGATATCTTGCAAAGAAGATAGTGGAGGAATAA
- a CDS encoding carbohydrate kinase family protein, translated as MIHRILSLGTIAVDTMLYIDKMPGKDGFGHVYSEKVVPGGSSANVAVAVKELGNIVLQSGKIADDSFGVIIENNLKEEGIDTRYLVTEPGGESLHTYIVVDKSGEHFILANSGNCVMNLEKEEIPDQLFEDIDLFYTDLASPRAAVYIAGECYRREIPVVYNLQNPPSMDQGVTSEVIDEMLEYTSLFITGKATICATTGVDDPVQAVKTFIGEHHLPDGFICTQGCAGADWFAEEEYHCGICEVDSVDTTGAGDAYIAAIMDSYYCEQKSKQESMKDAAVVAALKTMQTGPRFSMDREKLEEVRTMYIS; from the coding sequence ATGATTCACAGAATTTTGTCACTTGGAACGATTGCAGTCGATACAATGCTTTATATTGACAAAATGCCAGGAAAAGATGGATTTGGACATGTATATTCTGAAAAAGTTGTTCCAGGAGGCAGCAGTGCAAATGTCGCTGTTGCAGTAAAAGAATTAGGAAATATAGTTTTACAGTCAGGGAAAATAGCAGATGATTCATTTGGAGTTATTATTGAAAACAATCTGAAAGAAGAAGGAATTGATACAAGATATCTGGTGACAGAACCAGGTGGGGAATCTTTACATACGTATATTGTTGTGGATAAATCAGGAGAGCATTTTATTCTAGCAAATTCCGGAAACTGTGTAATGAATCTTGAAAAAGAAGAAATACCAGACCAGTTGTTTGAAGATATTGATTTATTTTATACAGATCTTGCATCTCCAAGGGCAGCAGTTTATATTGCTGGAGAATGTTACAGGAGAGAAATTCCGGTTGTGTATAATCTTCAGAATCCACCATCTATGGATCAAGGGGTAACATCAGAAGTTATAGATGAAATGTTGGAATATACCAGTTTATTTATTACAGGTAAAGCCACAATCTGTGCGACAACAGGAGTAGATGACCCAGTTCAGGCAGTGAAGACATTTATCGGAGAGCACCATCTTCCAGACGGATTCATCTGCACCCAGGGATGTGCTGGGGCAGACTGGTTTGCAGAAGAAGAATACCATTGTGGTATCTGTGAAGTAGACAGTGTCGATACGACCGGAGCCGGAGATGCATATATTGCTGCAATTATGGATTCTTATTACTGTGAACAGAAATCAAAGCAGGAAAGTATGAAAGATGCGGCAGTTGTTGCAGCATTAAAGACAATGCAGACAGGACCGCGTTTTAGCATGGACAGAGAAAAACTAGAAGAAGTGAGAACGATGTATATATCGTAA
- a CDS encoding pseudouridine-5'-phosphate glycosidase, protein MNEKYLVESCLLTHGLRSVTDEEMMQTWQGVNATFAWIDKGKIQTGSVEQFIEFRKRKIKLRVNYKNIDEMLEKKVPGALTASGTMEACRRLEIPTAVTCGIGGIGNVPGEKICTDLPALAEIPVNLVATSPKDMINIPQTFTWLRERGVKIFGYHTDYCTGYVFYSAHEKLDGTFDTVPMERTGKTLLLNPIPMEDRIQDNQILEQAVKEAFEAVKRGEYFHPAANGAIDKLTDGKASYIQLASIVENAKLAENIAKTR, encoded by the coding sequence ATGAATGAAAAATATCTGGTGGAAAGTTGTTTACTTACACATGGCCTTCGTTCTGTTACAGATGAAGAGATGATGCAGACATGGCAGGGAGTAAATGCGACATTTGCTTGGATAGATAAAGGAAAAATACAAACTGGTTCTGTGGAACAATTCATAGAATTTCGAAAAAGAAAGATTAAGCTCAGAGTAAATTACAAAAATATAGATGAGATGCTGGAGAAAAAGGTCCCGGGAGCATTAACTGCGTCAGGAACAATGGAAGCATGCCGGAGATTAGAAATTCCGACAGCTGTGACATGTGGAATTGGAGGAATCGGAAATGTTCCGGGAGAAAAAATTTGCACAGATCTGCCTGCCTTGGCAGAAATTCCGGTAAATCTTGTTGCAACATCTCCAAAGGATATGATAAATATTCCACAGACATTTACATGGCTTCGAGAAAGAGGTGTAAAAATTTTCGGATATCATACTGATTACTGTACAGGATATGTATTTTACAGCGCACATGAGAAATTGGACGGAACGTTTGATACAGTACCAATGGAGCGGACAGGCAAAACATTACTTTTAAATCCAATACCGATGGAAGATAGAATTCAGGATAATCAGATTCTGGAACAGGCTGTAAAAGAAGCATTTGAGGCAGTGAAAAGAGGTGAGTATTTTCATCCGGCTGCCAATGGAGCAATAGACAAACTGACAGACGGAAAAGCTTCTTATATTCAACTAGCATCTATTGTAGAAAATGCAAAACTTGCAGAAAACATAGCAAAAACCCGTTAG
- a CDS encoding double-cubane-cluster-containing anaerobic reductase produces the protein MELVKELPEIFEEFAEQRQKSFLVMKEVKDKGIPVIGAYCTYFPQEIAMAMGAVTVGLCSTSDETIPVAEKDLPKNLCPMVKASYGFAVTDKCPFFYFSDVVVGETTCDGKKKMYELMKEFKNVYIMELPNTQNESALELWKKEIIRFKEYLEETFNTTITEEQVRHAVHVANQGRLALRRFYETMKNDPAPMEGSKLFNVLYGSQFKFDKEAMPAEIDALTEKIMKEYKEGEKPERRKRILLTGCPSSGAPMKVVKAIEENGGNVVVYENCGGAKSVDRLIDEDAEDIYQAIAERYLAIGCSVMTPDTNRYELLERLLDEYQVEGVVEMTLQACHTYNIEAKSIEKRVKEKGLPYIHIETDYSQADVGQLDTRIAAFLEMI, from the coding sequence ATGGAGTTAGTAAAAGAATTGCCTGAGATTTTCGAAGAATTTGCAGAGCAGAGGCAGAAATCATTTTTGGTCATGAAAGAGGTAAAAGATAAGGGGATTCCAGTAATTGGCGCGTATTGTACATATTTTCCACAGGAAATTGCCATGGCTATGGGAGCTGTAACAGTCGGACTTTGTTCCACATCTGATGAGACAATCCCGGTTGCAGAAAAAGATCTTCCAAAGAACCTTTGCCCGATGGTAAAAGCAAGTTATGGTTTTGCTGTAACTGACAAATGTCCATTTTTCTATTTTTCAGATGTGGTTGTCGGGGAAACAACTTGCGATGGAAAGAAAAAAATGTACGAGTTAATGAAAGAATTTAAAAATGTGTATATTATGGAACTTCCAAATACGCAGAACGAATCAGCATTAGAACTTTGGAAAAAAGAGATTATACGATTCAAAGAATATCTTGAAGAGACATTTAACACAACAATCACAGAAGAACAGGTTCGCCATGCAGTTCATGTTGCTAACCAGGGACGGCTGGCACTTCGCAGGTTTTACGAGACAATGAAAAATGATCCGGCGCCAATGGAAGGTTCCAAGCTTTTTAATGTTCTTTATGGAAGCCAGTTCAAATTTGATAAAGAAGCAATGCCGGCAGAAATTGATGCACTGACAGAAAAAATCATGAAAGAATACAAAGAAGGAGAAAAGCCAGAGAGACGAAAGAGAATTCTCCTGACAGGCTGCCCAAGCAGCGGTGCTCCGATGAAGGTTGTAAAAGCAATTGAAGAAAATGGTGGAAATGTCGTTGTATATGAGAATTGTGGCGGTGCGAAGTCAGTGGATCGCCTGATTGATGAAGATGCAGAAGACATTTATCAGGCAATAGCAGAACGTTATCTGGCAATTGGCTGTTCTGTCATGACTCCAGACACGAATCGTTATGAATTGTTGGAAAGATTGCTTGACGAGTATCAGGTAGAAGGAGTTGTTGAGATGACCCTTCAGGCCTGTCATACATATAACATTGAGGCAAAGAGCATCGAGAAGCGTGTAAAAGAAAAAGGACTTCCTTATATTCATATCGAAACAGACTACTCACAGGCAGATGTAGGACAGCTTGATACACGAATCGCAGCATTCCTTGAGATGATTTAA
- a CDS encoding endonuclease III domain-containing protein, producing MRKKELALEVIRRLKEEYPDADCTLDYDEAWKLLVSVRLAAQCTDARVNVVVEDLYAKFPDVNALADAPVEEIEEIVRPCGLGKSKARDISACMKILRDEYNGKVPDDFDKLLKLPGVGRKSANLIMGDVFGKPAIVTDTHCIRLCNRIGLVDKMKDPKKVEMALWKIIPPEEGNSFCHRLVNHGREVCTARTKPYCDKCCLQDICKKVDVK from the coding sequence ATGCGAAAAAAAGAACTGGCTCTGGAAGTAATCCGTCGCCTGAAAGAAGAATATCCGGATGCGGATTGTACATTAGATTATGATGAAGCTTGGAAGCTTCTTGTCAGTGTACGTCTGGCAGCCCAGTGTACAGATGCGAGGGTCAATGTAGTCGTAGAAGATCTCTATGCAAAATTTCCAGATGTAAATGCACTTGCAGATGCGCCGGTGGAGGAGATAGAAGAGATCGTAAGACCGTGTGGACTTGGAAAAAGTAAAGCAAGAGACATCAGTGCATGCATGAAGATACTTCGGGATGAATATAATGGAAAAGTCCCAGATGATTTTGACAAATTATTAAAGCTCCCGGGAGTGGGAAGAAAGAGCGCGAATCTGATTATGGGGGATGTGTTCGGCAAGCCGGCAATTGTTACAGATACGCATTGCATCAGATTATGTAATCGAATCGGACTTGTAGACAAGATGAAAGATCCGAAAAAAGTAGAGATGGCATTGTGGAAGATTATACCACCAGAAGAAGGAAACAGCTTCTGCCACAGACTGGTTAACCATGGAAGAGAAGTATGTACAGCCAGAACAAAACCTTATTGCGATAAATGCTGCCTCCAGGACATTTGTAAGAAAGTGGATGTAAAATAA
- a CDS encoding cob(I)yrinic acid a,c-diamide adenosyltransferase — MIGTGRIHVYYGDGKGKTTAAMGLVLRAAGSGLDVLMFQFLKDNSSSERVILEQIPNVTCLPGKDRVKFVSKMNADEKARLKHYNNKALDEIIKFCGPFDVLVLDEILCAVQLGVLSEEKLVEFLEHKPRGLEIVLTGHVVSDKVLELADYVTEIRKVKHPYDQGITAREGIEY; from the coding sequence ATGATAGGAACTGGAAGGATACATGTATATTACGGAGACGGAAAAGGAAAAACGACAGCGGCTATGGGATTAGTGCTGCGTGCGGCAGGAAGTGGTCTGGATGTTCTGATGTTCCAGTTTTTAAAAGACAACTCTTCCAGTGAACGTGTTATTTTGGAGCAGATCCCGAATGTGACCTGTCTGCCGGGAAAAGATCGTGTGAAGTTCGTTAGCAAGATGAATGCAGACGAAAAAGCAAGATTAAAGCATTATAACAATAAAGCACTGGATGAGATTATAAAATTTTGCGGTCCATTTGATGTACTGGTACTGGACGAAATATTATGTGCAGTGCAGCTGGGCGTATTAAGTGAAGAAAAGCTTGTTGAATTTCTGGAGCACAAACCACGTGGTCTGGAAATTGTGCTGACCGGTCATGTTGTCTCAGATAAAGTGCTGGAGCTTGCTGATTATGTAACCGAGATCCGAAAAGTCAAACATCCATATGATCAGGGAATTACAGCAAGAGAAGGAATTGAATATTAA